From Thermosipho africanus Ob7, the proteins below share one genomic window:
- a CDS encoding motility protein A gives MDIALIGGIGIAFAMVVFGIVSGGGDFAAFINIPSIVIVIGGSIGAAIAANPKDIGFKIVQIALEALREPKTDYVNLLKTLVSLSEKARREGLLSLEENIEQLDDPFMKKGLQLLVDGTEPEVLKSMLEIEVEVASNEMNLKKGLFEAIGAYAPAFGMIGTLIGLIQMLKSLNDPNSLGPSMAVALITTLYGSIMANAMALPIAEKIAKRVISFEMEKTMILEGILSIQAGENPRILEEKLKSFLPDAVKAQYEAATQEAGA, from the coding sequence ATGGATATAGCATTAATTGGTGGTATTGGTATAGCTTTTGCTATGGTTGTCTTTGGAATTGTTTCTGGTGGTGGAGATTTTGCCGCGTTTATTAATATTCCATCCATTGTTATAGTTATTGGTGGTTCTATTGGTGCTGCAATTGCAGCAAATCCGAAAGATATTGGTTTTAAAATTGTTCAGATAGCACTTGAAGCTTTGAGAGAACCAAAAACCGATTATGTAAATTTGTTAAAAACGTTAGTATCTTTGTCAGAAAAAGCAAGAAGGGAAGGTCTCTTATCACTTGAAGAAAATATAGAGCAACTCGATGATCCATTTATGAAAAAAGGTCTTCAACTTTTAGTTGATGGTACAGAACCTGAAGTTTTAAAATCAATGCTTGAAATAGAAGTTGAAGTTGCTAGTAATGAAATGAATTTGAAGAAGGGATTATTTGAAGCAATTGGAGCATATGCTCCTGCGTTTGGAATGATAGGAACTTTGATAGGGTTGATACAAATGCTTAAGAGCCTTAATGATCCTAACTCGTTAGGTCCTTCAATGGCAGTTGCATTAATTACTACATTGTATGGTTCTATAATGGCAAATGCTATGGCTCTTCCTATAGCAGAAAAAATTGCAAAAAGGGTAATAAGTTTTGAAATGGAAAAAACGATGATTTTAGAAGGAATTTTGTCAATTCAAGCTGGTGAAAACCCAAGAATATTGGAGGAAAAATTAAAGTCCTTCTTACCAGATGCTGTAAAAGCTCAGTATGAAGCAGCTACTCAGGAGGCGGGCGCATAA
- a CDS encoding flagellar FlbD family protein, giving the protein MILLTSLSGQQFYLNADYIEKVEELPDTTITLYNGKKYIVSEDAKTVIERIIEYKKKILNIPPLFKDGDD; this is encoded by the coding sequence ATAATTTTACTTACTTCATTATCAGGACAGCAATTTTATTTAAATGCAGATTATATCGAAAAAGTAGAAGAGCTTCCTGACACTACAATAACTTTGTACAACGGAAAAAAATATATAGTTTCAGAAGATGCTAAGACAGTTATAGAAAGAATTATTGAATATAAAAAGAAGATTTTGAATATTCCTCCTTTATTTAAGGACGGTGATGATTAA
- a CDS encoding flagellar hook-basal body complex protein produces MIRSIYSGVTGLQGFQQAIDVVGNNIANVSTIGFKASRVTYATTFSQVLELSKRATELTGGTNPKQIGYGVKVASIDKIMSQGSFQNTGKKTDLAIQGDGFFILKDGSGKIYYTRAGNFDLDVNGTLVQASSGLKLQGWVAEPDPESGKRFVDTNKPISDIQISAGLSMAAKKTSYMTVANNLDARVGPSKTVMTLSGYGGNSVDVKILFDRESGALQEPFSDYQIYRAKVYSGSDDSVDGEIYIKFDKFGNVVQSGAIKQSLSATATTDGSLTLNNIQQDDGNYTFIIKDSNGSILDVQTSSVSSGNATISSEKIVNGGNYIVEIANDVVDLQTPGYVLSTETPTSVAANQIDFTYNGTTTSSPIKVFVRDGNGNLVGEYSLNNITNGTSYSLSGVFNPSGTYTIEVVREDTVNSVVVPGSGEPRFYEADNPTNFAVSEFNSPFYTTSVQVYDTLGNAYTLYIDFVKLSANYYDGTDTFKNAWAFRVRNASGENIKYLSNYETGQEITSGTAGVMTFDESGRFTGIYAFDPSTGKVNRGESIDAIKFDAGENGDGEVKIKLNLTGITQFAATSDAYVTEQNGNAQGTLESFSIAENGDIIGTFSNGLTDKLGKVALAIFNNPAGLLEAGNSLYTESANSGGAIIRQPGFGGSGSLISGALEMSNVDLSEEFTKLIIAQRGFQANARVVTTADQILQEVVNLRR; encoded by the coding sequence ATGATTAGGTCAATTTATAGTGGTGTTACAGGATTGCAAGGATTTCAACAAGCAATTGATGTTGTTGGAAATAACATTGCAAATGTTAGTACAATTGGCTTTAAAGCTTCTAGGGTTACTTATGCAACGACCTTTTCCCAAGTATTAGAATTATCTAAAAGAGCCACAGAATTAACAGGAGGTACAAATCCAAAGCAAATTGGTTATGGTGTTAAGGTAGCATCTATTGATAAAATCATGTCACAAGGAAGTTTTCAAAATACTGGAAAGAAAACAGATTTAGCAATTCAAGGAGATGGCTTTTTCATTTTAAAAGATGGTTCAGGAAAGATATATTATACAAGAGCTGGTAATTTTGATTTGGATGTAAATGGTACATTGGTACAAGCATCTTCAGGACTTAAATTACAAGGATGGGTTGCAGAACCGGATCCAGAATCAGGAAAGAGATTTGTTGATACTAATAAGCCAATATCAGATATTCAAATTTCTGCAGGTCTTTCAATGGCTGCTAAAAAAACATCTTATATGACTGTTGCTAATAATCTTGATGCAAGAGTTGGGCCTAGCAAAACAGTTATGACACTTTCTGGTTATGGAGGAAATTCTGTAGATGTAAAAATACTTTTTGACCGTGAAAGTGGGGCATTGCAAGAACCATTCTCAGATTACCAGATTTATAGAGCAAAGGTTTATAGTGGAAGTGATGATTCTGTTGATGGAGAAATTTATATTAAATTTGATAAATTTGGAAATGTAGTTCAATCTGGAGCGATAAAGCAATCACTTTCTGCAACAGCAACGACTGATGGAAGCTTAACTTTGAACAATATTCAACAAGATGATGGAAATTATACGTTTATTATAAAAGATTCAAACGGAAGTATTTTGGATGTTCAAACTTCGAGTGTTTCAAGTGGTAATGCAACAATTTCATCTGAAAAAATTGTTAATGGTGGAAATTATATCGTAGAAATAGCAAACGATGTTGTTGACTTGCAAACTCCTGGGTATGTATTATCAACGGAAACTCCAACTAGTGTTGCAGCAAATCAGATAGACTTTACATATAATGGAACAACTACCTCTTCACCTATAAAAGTATTTGTAAGAGACGGAAATGGTAATTTAGTGGGAGAGTATAGCTTAAATAATATAACAAATGGAACTTCATATAGTTTATCAGGAGTTTTTAATCCAAGTGGAACGTATACAATAGAAGTAGTAAGAGAAGATACTGTTAATAGTGTAGTAGTACCTGGTAGTGGTGAACCTAGATTTTATGAGGCAGATAATCCAACAAATTTTGCAGTTTCTGAATTTAATTCTCCATTTTACACAACTTCAGTGCAAGTTTATGATACATTAGGAAATGCCTATACTTTGTATATAGATTTTGTAAAACTTTCAGCAAATTACTATGACGGTACAGACACTTTCAAAAATGCTTGGGCTTTTAGAGTAAGAAACGCAAGTGGGGAAAATATTAAATATCTTTCTAATTATGAAACAGGTCAAGAAATTACTAGTGGAACAGCTGGTGTTATGACATTTGATGAAAGCGGAAGATTTACTGGCATTTATGCTTTCGATCCTTCTACTGGCAAGGTAAATAGAGGTGAATCAATAGATGCTATAAAATTTGATGCCGGTGAAAATGGAGATGGAGAAGTAAAGATAAAGTTAAATTTGACTGGAATAACTCAATTTGCAGCAACTTCTGATGCTTATGTTACAGAACAAAATGGTAATGCTCAAGGAACTCTAGAATCTTTCTCAATAGCTGAAAATGGAGATATAATTGGAACATTTAGTAATGGGCTTACTGATAAGCTAGGAAAAGTAGCACTTGCTATATTTAATAATCCTGCTGGTTTATTGGAAGCTGGGAATTCATTATATACAGAAAGTGCAAACAGTGGAGGAGCAATAATTAGACAACCAGGTTTTGGTGGTTCTGGTTCTCTAATATCAGGTGCATTAGAGATGTCAAATGTAGATTTATCAGAAGAATTTACAAAATTAATTATTGCACAGAGAGGTTTTCAGGCAAATGCTAGAGTTGTAACAACTGCTGACCAAATTCTTCAAGAAGTTGTTAATTTGAGACGATAA
- a CDS encoding flagellar hook assembly protein FlgD — protein MMNWVSMDNIYNLSTNSKKQEIKKELDKEAFLELLVTQLKNQDPLEPLKDREFIAQMTQLSTLEQITNMSESVQKFVESSASLYRAQASSMVGKYAVVKSNVLELSNGTTSTQVFKLESPSHVILKIYDENGKLVRQEDLGNLSEGMQTFLWDGRSDDGVMLPDGKYTFNLYSVQPDGNLEEISAMDGGKVEAVQFRDNDVYVLVNGNLYPISSIIEISQEG, from the coding sequence ATGATGAATTGGGTTTCGATGGATAATATATACAATTTGAGTACAAATTCAAAAAAACAAGAAATAAAAAAGGAATTAGACAAAGAAGCTTTTTTGGAACTTTTAGTAACTCAATTAAAAAATCAAGATCCATTAGAACCATTGAAAGACAGAGAATTTATTGCCCAAATGACACAGCTATCCACATTAGAACAGATTACTAATATGAGCGAGTCTGTACAGAAGTTTGTTGAAAGTTCTGCTTCATTGTATAGAGCTCAAGCTTCTTCCATGGTTGGAAAGTATGCAGTTGTAAAATCTAATGTGTTAGAGCTATCAAACGGGACAACATCGACTCAAGTTTTCAAATTAGAGTCTCCATCGCATGTTATTTTAAAAATTTACGATGAGAATGGAAAATTGGTTCGTCAAGAAGATTTGGGTAATTTGAGTGAAGGAATGCAGACTTTTCTTTGGGATGGTAGAAGCGATGATGGTGTGATGCTTCCTGATGGGAAATATACTTTCAATCTTTATTCAGTACAACCTGATGGAAATTTAGAGGAAATTTCTGCTATGGATGGAGGAAAAGTGGAAGCAGTACAATTTAGGGATAATGATGTTTATGTTCTAGTAAATGGAAATTTGTATCCTATAAGTTCAATAATAGAAATTTCGCAAGAGGGGTGA
- a CDS encoding flagellar hook-length control protein FliK, with the protein MNFLMQIVNIKKGSNLKLTTNEKIKDNQNFKGFEQALLETKKKVMANFLSKRVFEISSSMKKELTTPATELKKAIESLSLTNNRQNGAGKLNDLGGKNAIIKNDTNKVIEKNTNALDAEKKIVIENSKILSLKKLEKNSKLRDKEFETKMSKKEQEFILKEIKSINKKVIVDESKNNLPIKTNLDSSIENIDIKKISNKKEIKIIPNSKDNKAKAEIVSKTDVVKKLIINERKLIKDDRLKKEISKVEVAKKVENLIQKDIKDKVIVKDKDLNKIQLEDKFKSKIQFIEDVEQKIKSSIGLESGTFLNEKKVESDTKNLYSKKSNEKIYGLENKKIIEGVLKKGKIISKNFVDRVLNIPDNNKKIVVINEKEINLKKGEKLIILIDPNKLLNLESKTTKYEYKKVLKNNLTSRKITWNDKLERIPLVLKINLKDFVKGSNEIKDNFEGLNEKDNIKLKISSKKFLILDNKVNVDSVFPNDSTIKAVVLQPMIVNILDNKENFESIRKLDSLMLKKEHTGHLKIDLKSIKKNVETLNELIRKMESVSKNNKSEVNVKFVFERENKISKLKSEFSDIKPKVSNNIKEFYAKKSYQSLSHIDENIVRSGDLQTGKVDLNQKVEIETQNRNIENIYKKVVEMINFKGEIIKEKAVINLEHPAFGKMEINLEKVKDEIVVKFVFDNSDSKEIIEKGLVNLRERLLNVGLEVKEFNLEVKEEQEWYEDENQHPNEDQQQEQKRRQKRWVKQDDELGFDG; encoded by the coding sequence ATGAACTTTTTGATGCAGATTGTTAATATAAAAAAAGGTTCTAATTTAAAATTAACAACAAATGAAAAAATAAAAGATAATCAAAACTTTAAAGGTTTTGAGCAAGCGCTGCTTGAAACAAAAAAGAAAGTTATGGCTAATTTCCTTTCTAAAAGAGTATTTGAAATATCTAGTAGCATGAAAAAAGAATTAACAACTCCTGCTACGGAGTTAAAGAAAGCTATAGAAAGTTTATCATTGACAAATAATAGGCAAAATGGAGCTGGGAAATTAAATGATTTAGGTGGAAAAAATGCAATTATTAAGAATGATACTAACAAAGTTATAGAAAAAAATACCAACGCACTGGATGCAGAGAAAAAAATAGTTATTGAAAATAGTAAAATTCTATCATTGAAAAAATTAGAAAAAAATTCTAAACTGAGAGATAAAGAATTTGAAACCAAAATGAGTAAAAAAGAACAAGAATTTATTTTAAAAGAAATTAAAAGTATTAACAAAAAGGTTATTGTTGATGAAAGTAAAAATAATTTGCCAATTAAAACAAATTTAGATTCAAGTATTGAAAATATCGATATAAAGAAAATTAGTAATAAAAAAGAAATAAAAATAATTCCTAATTCTAAAGATAATAAAGCTAAAGCTGAAATTGTTTCAAAAACAGATGTGGTAAAAAAGCTAATAATCAATGAAAGAAAATTAATAAAGGACGATAGATTAAAAAAGGAAATTTCGAAAGTTGAAGTGGCTAAAAAAGTCGAAAATTTAATTCAAAAAGATATCAAAGATAAGGTAATTGTTAAAGACAAAGATTTAAACAAAATTCAATTGGAAGATAAGTTTAAATCAAAAATTCAGTTCATTGAAGATGTAGAGCAAAAAATAAAAAGTAGTATAGGTTTAGAAAGTGGAACTTTTTTAAATGAAAAAAAAGTTGAAAGTGATACTAAAAATCTTTATTCGAAAAAAAGTAATGAAAAGATTTATGGTCTAGAAAATAAAAAAATAATTGAAGGTGTATTGAAGAAAGGAAAAATAATTAGTAAAAATTTTGTGGATAGAGTTTTAAACATACCAGATAACAATAAAAAAATTGTTGTTATTAATGAAAAAGAAATAAATCTAAAAAAAGGTGAAAAACTAATAATTTTAATAGATCCAAATAAATTGTTAAATTTAGAGAGTAAAACAACTAAATACGAATATAAAAAAGTTTTGAAAAATAATTTAACTTCAAGGAAAATAACATGGAATGATAAATTGGAGAGAATTCCTTTAGTTTTAAAAATTAATTTAAAAGATTTTGTAAAAGGTAGTAATGAGATAAAAGATAATTTTGAAGGTTTGAATGAAAAAGATAATATAAAGTTAAAAATTTCAAGCAAAAAGTTTTTGATATTGGATAATAAAGTTAATGTTGATAGTGTTTTTCCAAATGATAGCACCATAAAAGCTGTTGTTTTACAGCCGATGATAGTCAATATATTAGATAATAAAGAAAATTTTGAAAGTATCAGAAAATTGGATAGTCTGATGTTGAAAAAAGAACATACTGGGCATTTAAAAATTGATTTAAAGTCTATAAAGAAAAATGTGGAAACTTTGAATGAATTAATTAGGAAAATGGAAAGTGTTTCGAAGAATAATAAAAGTGAGGTAAATGTAAAGTTTGTTTTTGAACGAGAAAATAAAATTTCAAAATTGAAAAGTGAATTTAGTGATATAAAACCAAAAGTTTCTAATAATATAAAAGAGTTTTATGCCAAAAAAAGTTACCAATCTCTTTCGCATATTGATGAGAATATTGTGAGGTCTGGCGATTTACAAACTGGGAAGGTAGATTTGAATCAGAAGGTAGAAATTGAAACTCAAAATAGAAATATAGAGAATATTTACAAAAAAGTTGTTGAAATGATAAATTTTAAGGGAGAAATAATTAAAGAAAAAGCGGTTATAAATTTAGAACATCCTGCTTTTGGAAAAATGGAAATAAATTTGGAAAAGGTAAAAGATGAAATAGTTGTAAAGTTTGTATTTGATAATAGTGATTCAAAGGAAATTATAGAAAAGGGATTGGTTAATTTAAGAGAAAGATTATTAAATGTAGGTTTAGAAGTAAAAGAATTTAATTTAGAAGTTAAAGAAGAGCAAGAATGGTACGAGGATGAAAATCAGCATCCTAATGAAGATCAACAACAAGAGCAAAAGAGAAGACAAAAAAGGTGGGTGAAGCAAGATGATGAATTGGGTTTCGATGGATAA
- the fusA gene encoding elongation factor G, translated as MGAVDKKRTISLIGHNGSGKSVLLSSMLFNAGVLDKIGNKDIDYDPIEGEKGSSLSSHIASFNFDGTQYTVIDTPGFSDFVGEVINAIFVTENIVSVVNATAGVEIQTERTWAIAEEMKKPIAVFINQMDKERANFEESLESLKERFEKNFVPIFYPIGAEDSFKGIVDIFSSKAFVYENGKAKEVEVPAELKDKIEELKSSMIEDIVSLDEELMERYFNDEEISAEELLKTLKKGYKTGEIVPVFCGSAEKNIAVDQFLKVMTILGVNPSEGNSYKAVLETGDEVEVAPVEDEPIVAYTFKAIVDQFVGKLSFLKIISGKLTSGDTLINVNKGTSEKIGHLYFPVLKNTNEVSEASCGDIIVIPKLKESSVGDTMTHKDRKLKIVPPEFPEPMISKSINPKSKSDIDKISNGLARLADSDPTFSWEFDPETSETVISGIGNIHLDVMVERLKNIFGVDVEVGKPKIAYRETIMGKAIGEHKHKKQTGGHGQYGHVKIEIEPLERGKGFEFVDKIVGGVIPKNFIPSVEKGIREAMKKGSLAAYPVVDIRVTLFDGSYHEVDSSDISFQIAAIQAFRKAFEQAKPVLLEPVMEVSVFVPDENAGDVMGEISSRRGRPHGMEPAGKGITKITAEVPLAEMLDFSGRLSSITSGRGYFTMKFSKYDIVPPNVQEKIIQERKRELEQE; from the coding sequence ATGGGTGCTGTTGATAAAAAAAGAACTATTTCTTTGATAGGTCATAATGGATCAGGAAAGAGTGTGTTATTGTCTAGTATGCTTTTTAATGCTGGAGTACTTGATAAAATAGGAAATAAAGATATTGATTATGATCCAATTGAGGGTGAAAAAGGTTCGAGTCTATCCTCACATATTGCCTCTTTTAATTTTGATGGTACTCAATATACGGTTATAGATACTCCAGGCTTTAGTGATTTTGTTGGAGAAGTAATTAATGCGATCTTTGTTACGGAAAATATTGTATCAGTTGTCAATGCCACAGCTGGAGTTGAAATTCAAACTGAAAGAACTTGGGCAATTGCAGAAGAAATGAAAAAACCAATTGCTGTTTTTATAAATCAAATGGATAAAGAAAGAGCAAATTTTGAAGAATCACTTGAAAGTTTAAAAGAAAGATTTGAGAAAAATTTTGTTCCAATTTTTTATCCTATTGGGGCAGAAGATAGTTTTAAAGGAATTGTTGATATTTTCTCTTCGAAAGCTTTCGTCTATGAAAATGGTAAAGCAAAAGAAGTTGAAGTTCCAGCGGAATTAAAAGATAAAATTGAAGAATTGAAATCTTCAATGATTGAAGATATAGTTTCTCTTGATGAAGAATTAATGGAAAGGTATTTTAATGATGAAGAAATATCAGCTGAAGAATTATTAAAAACTTTAAAAAAGGGATATAAAACTGGAGAGATAGTACCTGTATTTTGCGGTTCAGCTGAAAAAAATATTGCTGTAGATCAATTCCTAAAAGTAATGACTATTTTAGGAGTAAATCCATCTGAGGGGAATTCCTATAAAGCTGTTTTAGAAACTGGTGATGAAGTTGAAGTAGCGCCAGTTGAAGATGAACCAATTGTTGCTTATACTTTTAAAGCAATTGTTGATCAATTTGTTGGAAAATTGAGCTTTTTAAAAATAATCAGTGGAAAATTAACTTCTGGGGATACACTTATAAATGTGAATAAGGGAACAAGTGAAAAAATCGGACATTTATATTTCCCTGTTCTTAAGAATACCAACGAAGTTTCAGAGGCTTCATGTGGAGATATTATAGTCATTCCTAAATTAAAGGAAAGTTCAGTTGGAGATACAATGACCCATAAAGATAGAAAACTTAAGATAGTACCACCAGAATTTCCAGAACCAATGATTTCAAAGAGTATAAATCCAAAATCCAAATCTGATATTGATAAGATCAGTAACGGGCTTGCAAGACTTGCAGACTCTGATCCAACATTTAGTTGGGAATTTGATCCAGAAACTTCTGAAACAGTTATCTCTGGAATTGGAAATATCCATTTGGATGTAATGGTTGAAAGGCTTAAGAACATTTTTGGTGTTGATGTTGAGGTTGGTAAGCCAAAGATCGCTTATAGAGAGACAATAATGGGAAAGGCCATTGGAGAACACAAACACAAAAAGCAAACAGGTGGACATGGACAATATGGACATGTTAAGATAGAAATTGAGCCACTTGAAAGAGGAAAAGGATTTGAATTTGTTGATAAGATAGTTGGTGGAGTAATTCCAAAGAACTTTATACCTTCAGTGGAAAAAGGTATAAGAGAGGCGATGAAGAAGGGATCGCTTGCAGCATATCCAGTCGTTGATATTAGAGTTACGTTGTTTGATGGTTCATATCATGAAGTTGATTCTTCAGATATTTCATTCCAAATAGCTGCAATTCAAGCATTTAGAAAAGCCTTTGAGCAGGCAAAACCTGTATTATTGGAACCAGTTATGGAAGTTTCCGTATTTGTTCCAGATGAGAATGCTGGTGATGTAATGGGAGAAATTAGTTCAAGAAGGGGAAGACCTCATGGAATGGAGCCAGCAGGAAAAGGTATTACAAAGATTACTGCAGAAGTTCCACTAGCTGAAATGTTAGACTTTTCCGGAAGATTGTCTTCAATTACAAGTGGTAGGGGATACTTTACAATGAAATTTTCAAAATATGATATAGTTCCACCAAATGTGCAAGAAAAAATTATTCAAGAAAGAAAACGTGAATTAGAACAAGAATAA
- the murA gene encoding UDP-N-acetylglucosamine 1-carboxyvinyltransferase, translating into MGYFKVKNSILNGNVRISGAKNSALPILAATILSSEKLEIENVPDLLDVQTMIEILRKIGKKVIFENNKVTLNGTVENHVVPYDLVRKMRASFNVAGPLAVILGESKVSLPGGCAIGVRPVDYHIMGLKKLGFEVEIEHGEVYIKKGKKEKEVIINLPFPSVGATEHLMTTAALMEGTTVIENAAMEPEIVDLQNFLNSLGARIQGAGSRKIVIEGVNSLNGGSYKVIPDRIEAGTYAIAIAATGGKGYIEEIIPEHLEILWEILKETGTNVIIEKNRVFVDGEGKKRGININIQPYPGFPTDLQPQILVYLSLADGVSMVVENVFKNRFHHIDELVRMGADIRVVDGTAIVNGVKKLSGTKVEGTDLRATAALIIAGLVAEGTTEVHNDFHVLRGYENIVEKIRHLNGEIEHIV; encoded by the coding sequence ATGGGGTATTTTAAGGTAAAAAATTCAATATTAAATGGAAATGTAAGAATTTCAGGTGCAAAAAATTCTGCTTTACCTATTTTGGCGGCTACTATATTGAGTTCAGAAAAATTAGAGATTGAAAATGTTCCAGATCTTTTAGATGTTCAGACAATGATAGAGATATTGAGAAAAATTGGAAAGAAAGTAATATTTGAAAATAATAAAGTTACTTTAAATGGAACAGTAGAAAATCATGTTGTTCCATATGATTTGGTCAGAAAAATGAGAGCTTCTTTTAATGTTGCAGGACCGCTTGCTGTTATTCTTGGTGAAAGCAAGGTTTCTCTCCCAGGTGGGTGTGCTATAGGAGTTAGACCGGTTGATTATCATATAATGGGATTAAAAAAATTGGGATTTGAAGTTGAGATAGAACATGGGGAAGTATACATAAAAAAGGGCAAAAAGGAAAAAGAGGTAATTATTAATCTTCCATTCCCAAGTGTTGGTGCAACAGAACATTTAATGACGACTGCAGCTTTAATGGAAGGAACTACTGTTATAGAAAATGCTGCTATGGAGCCAGAGATAGTTGATCTTCAAAACTTTCTAAATTCTTTAGGTGCAAGAATTCAAGGAGCGGGAAGTAGGAAAATAGTAATTGAAGGGGTTAACTCATTAAATGGCGGAAGCTACAAAGTAATTCCAGATAGAATCGAGGCAGGAACGTATGCTATTGCAATAGCTGCAACCGGTGGAAAGGGTTATATAGAGGAAATAATCCCAGAACATTTGGAAATATTATGGGAAATTCTTAAAGAAACAGGTACGAATGTAATCATTGAAAAGAACAGAGTTTTTGTAGATGGAGAAGGTAAAAAGAGAGGAATAAATATAAATATTCAACCTTATCCTGGTTTTCCTACCGATCTTCAACCACAAATTTTAGTTTATCTTTCATTGGCTGATGGTGTTAGCATGGTTGTGGAAAATGTTTTTAAAAATCGATTTCATCATATTGATGAACTTGTTAGAATGGGAGCAGACATAAGAGTTGTTGATGGTACAGCTATTGTCAATGGAGTAAAAAAATTAAGTGGAACTAAAGTTGAAGGAACAGATTTGAGGGCAACAGCTGCTTTAATAATTGCTGGCCTTGTTGCCGAAGGTACTACTGAGGTTCATAATGATTTTCATGTTTTAAGAGGTTATGAAAATATTGTTGAAAAAATTAGACATTTAAATGGAGAAATTGAACATATAGTTTGA
- a CDS encoding GGDEF domain-containing protein, whose translation MSEYEKMTREELIAKIKELEDEVVFLKSRQNELEGLLNEYSEIVKKQFEAFDDFIKDLGTKRMVDPLTRVYSKEHILKLISYYHQKAFEENFEYAIVMIKLLDINSKEDFEKEQIIITLGKVLREAVRVPLDSIGRYSYDSFLVLLTEITKENAETVKERIEHLIELKIPDVKFEIRMAVYPHDSTSLEELLNIVKA comes from the coding sequence ATGAGTGAATACGAAAAAATGACAAGAGAAGAATTGATAGCAAAAATTAAAGAACTTGAAGATGAAGTTGTATTTTTAAAATCCAGACAAAATGAACTTGAAGGACTTTTAAATGAATATTCGGAGATAGTGAAAAAGCAATTTGAAGCTTTTGATGATTTTATTAAGGATCTTGGAACAAAAAGAATGGTAGATCCACTAACTCGTGTATATTCAAAAGAACACATTTTAAAATTGATAAGCTATTATCATCAAAAAGCATTTGAAGAAAATTTCGAATACGCAATAGTGATGATCAAACTTTTAGATATCAACAGTAAAGAGGATTTTGAAAAAGAACAAATTATAATTACTTTAGGTAAAGTTCTTAGAGAAGCAGTAAGAGTACCACTTGATAGCATTGGAAGATATTCTTATGACTCTTTCTTGGTGCTTTTAACAGAAATTACAAAAGAAAATGCAGAAACTGTAAAAGAGAGAATAGAGCACCTTATTGAATTGAAAATTCCAGATGTGAAATTTGAAATTAGAATGGCAGTTTATCCACATGATTCAACAAGTTTAGAAGAATTATTAAATATAGTAAAAGCATAA